The genomic region GCATGGCACCGGCAAGGTCAGCGAAGATCAGGTCGAAGCGGCGATCCGCAAGAACATGGACCTGTCTCCGTCGGGCATCCGCCGCCATCTCGACCTCAACAAGCCGATCTACGCCAAGACCTCCGCCTACGGCCATTTCGGCCGCAAGGCCGGCCGTGACGGCTCGTTCTCCTGGGAGCGCACCGATCTGGTGAAGGCGCTCAAGGAAAGCCTGAAGGCCTGAGATAAAGCATGACGGATATGGAACGCCGCGGCCGGGCGACCGAAGCCTTTTTCGGTCGCCGCAAGGGCAAGGCCCTGCGTGAACACCAGGCCGAGACGCTGAACAGTCTGCTGCCGGCATTCCTTATCGATCTCTCAGCGGCTCCACCGGAGCCGCTGACATCTCTCTTTCCAGTTCCTGTCGAGAGATTGCGGCTGGAAATCGGTTTCGGCGGCGGCGAACATCTGATCCACCGCGCCCTGGAGAGACCGTCCACCGGCTTTATCGGCGTCGAACCTTTCGTCAATTCGATGCAGAAGCTGCTGTCGCGCATCGGCGAGACGGGGGCGCGCAATATCCGCGTCTATAATGACGACGCGACGCAGCTGCTCGACTGGCTGCCGGACGCGTCGCTCGACCAGATCGACCTGCTCTATCCCGACCCCTGGCCGAAGCGGAAGCACTGGAAACGGCGCTTCGTCTCGAAGACCAATCTCGACCGCTTCCACCGCGTGCTGAAACCCGGCGGCCGGTTCTGCTTCGCCTCCGATATCGACACCTATGTCAACTGGACGCTCATCAAATGCCGCGACCACGGCGGCTTCGACTGGATGGCCGACAATGCGGCGGATTGGCTGACGCCCTATGAGGGCTGGCCGAGCACGCGCTACGAGGCCAAGGCGCGCCGTGAAGGCCGGTCCTCGGCCTATCTGACGTTTAGGAAAGTCTGAGTTTTAGGGAACGTCGGTGAACGCAACGCAATGTTCGTCGGCGCGAACCGGAAGCAGTTAAAGGGCGTGCCGTGCGGCCCCCTCATCCGACCCTGCGGGCCACCTTCTCCCCGCTGGGGAGAAGAGGGAGCAAGGTGCGCCGACACAGCCCAAATGAACCCACCTGCTCAAAGGCACTCCGTTCAATAGGATCGATGCCGAAACGGCATTCTCCCCTCTTCTCCCCAGCGGGGAGAAGGCGGCCCGCAGGGTCGGATGAGGGGCTCCACGGCACAGCGTCAACGACGATCAGTTAGTCCCAAAGCAGCATCGCTGCCGTAGCCCTGAAGGCGCCACATCAGCCGCGAGCGCAGCCAAATCGAATAGAATGACCACGCACCGCAACAGCGGCGAAACGCGGCAGGCGCTGTCTGACGGTCAGTGCAGGCTGACCGTCTTCAGTTCATCTTCGGCAGCCTTGAAGAAGGTGCTGGAGCGGTTGTCCGTCAAGAGGATCGGCGTGCCGTCGGCGCCGAAGAGTGCCCAGAGATCGACGTTCGGATCGATATCCGGGGCCTCGGGAAAGCACTTGGCGACCTCTTCGGTGCGCATTTTTCTGATATAGGCGACCTCGCCGCTGCCGATGTGGGCAAGCTCGGATTTGGTCAAGTGAGACGTGGCTTCTTTCATCAACATTCCTG from Rhizobium sp. BT03 harbors:
- a CDS encoding tRNA (guanosine(46)-N(7))-methyltransferase TrmB; the protein is MTDMERRGRATEAFFGRRKGKALREHQAETLNSLLPAFLIDLSAAPPEPLTSLFPVPVERLRLEIGFGGGEHLIHRALERPSTGFIGVEPFVNSMQKLLSRIGETGARNIRVYNDDATQLLDWLPDASLDQIDLLYPDPWPKRKHWKRRFVSKTNLDRFHRVLKPGGRFCFASDIDTYVNWTLIKCRDHGGFDWMADNAADWLTPYEGWPSTRYEAKARREGRSSAYLTFRKV
- a CDS encoding DUF1150 family protein, with the protein product MLMKEATSHLTKSELAHIGSGEVAYIRKMRTEEVAKCFPEAPDIDPNVDLWALFGADGTPILLTDNRSSTFFKAAEDELKTVSLH